The following are encoded together in the Triticum dicoccoides isolate Atlit2015 ecotype Zavitan chromosome 6B, WEW_v2.0, whole genome shotgun sequence genome:
- the LOC119321913 gene encoding uncharacterized protein LOC119321913 has protein sequence MAVDRADKENLPPATAAVARPHGMAVKSCKLKRLVRARRRVPLRDITNLFVAESAVAEWQQALLQRPHEASAAAPAELAVKNGPAGCALLKPGRYLLRKDFR, from the coding sequence ATGGCAGTTGACCGCGCCGACAAGGAGAATCTGCCGCCTgcgaccgccgccgtcgcccgtcctcATGGCATGGCCGTCAAGAGCTGCAAGCTGAAGCGGCTCGTGAGGGCGCGGAGGCGGGTGCCGCTCAGGGACATCACCAACCTCTTCGTTGCTGAGTCCGCGGTCGCCGAGTGGCAGCAGGCCCTGCTCCAGCGGCCGCACGAGGCGTCGGCAGCGGCGCCGGCGGAGCTGGCCGTGAAGAACGGGCCTGCCGGCTGTGCGCTACTGAAGCCTGGCAGATACTTGCTCCGGAAGGACTTTAGATAG